From one Peredibacter starrii genomic stretch:
- a CDS encoding trypsin-like serine peptidase — translation MNFTKLLVLLVLSTLLASCGQNSNGKKIISLNSEEMNKMMSEQTFECASENGSNCPDGIARLFVVNEEDPTRSSVCSGFLNGDNRLVTNNHCLSTLSQCKATYISIYSSKGLETARCKSIIHTEVDGKTLNQKAVDFTVLELDHKIQNSKPLPVAKRQAYQGEKLIAWVVDQINNRQARITELNCNLSRKAKSLELQNCPVISGNSGSPVLNEQGELSALIWGSTADETVNEETSLFERRSLNEYAFATDLKHFLKYLIK, via the coding sequence ATGAATTTCACCAAGCTGTTAGTGCTTCTTGTGCTCTCAACTTTACTCGCTTCCTGCGGGCAAAATTCTAATGGCAAAAAAATCATTAGTTTAAATAGTGAAGAAATGAACAAAATGATGTCAGAGCAAACTTTCGAGTGTGCTTCTGAAAACGGATCCAACTGTCCAGATGGAATTGCCCGTCTCTTCGTAGTGAATGAAGAAGATCCAACCAGGTCATCTGTCTGTTCTGGATTTCTAAACGGTGACAATCGTCTTGTTACCAACAACCACTGTCTCTCAACTCTTTCTCAGTGTAAGGCGACTTATATTTCCATTTACAGCAGCAAAGGCCTTGAGACCGCTCGATGTAAGTCAATTATCCATACAGAAGTTGATGGTAAAACTTTAAACCAGAAGGCCGTCGATTTCACCGTTCTCGAGCTGGATCATAAGATTCAAAATTCAAAACCACTACCAGTCGCAAAGAGGCAGGCCTACCAAGGCGAAAAACTCATCGCATGGGTGGTGGATCAAATCAATAATCGTCAGGCGAGAATTACAGAACTTAATTGTAATCTCAGTCGTAAGGCAAAATCTCTTGAGTTACAAAACTGCCCGGTTATTTCAGGCAACTCTGGTTCACCAGTTTTAAATGAACAAGGTGAACTTTCCGCTCTTATCTGGGGATCGACTGCAGATGAGACAGTCAACGAAGAGACATCGTTGTTTGAACGTCGAAGCCTAAATGAATATGCCTTTGCCACTGACCTCAAACATTTTCTTAAATATCTCATCAAATGA
- a CDS encoding class I SAM-dependent methyltransferase yields the protein MTTNIPEIRPGQSVELLKELHILTRDGKLNQDSRRKLKQVYHLYNFIEPLLNEVVKDPEKNFSLVDHGAGKSYLGFIIFDLFFKALKRGEIYGIETREELVKKSEDLAKRLRFERMKFLNLSVEESITSQKLPEQVDIVTALHACDTATDDAIKFALEKKARFVVLVPCCQAEVASVLRKNKGKNLGRSVLTEIWRHPIHTREFGSQITNVLRCLELEAHGYQVTVTELIGWEHSMKNELIIAQFKDLPKEHPRRRLESLLNELNLEDLKFRFLE from the coding sequence ATGACAACAAACATTCCAGAAATCAGACCAGGGCAGTCTGTAGAACTGCTTAAAGAACTTCACATCCTCACTCGTGATGGAAAACTCAATCAGGATTCACGTCGAAAGCTGAAACAAGTTTATCACCTTTATAATTTCATTGAGCCACTCTTGAATGAAGTGGTGAAAGATCCGGAGAAAAACTTCTCACTGGTCGATCATGGTGCCGGGAAATCGTATTTAGGCTTTATTATCTTCGATCTCTTTTTCAAAGCACTAAAACGTGGAGAAATTTATGGGATTGAAACTCGTGAGGAATTAGTTAAAAAATCAGAGGACCTGGCCAAGCGCCTGCGCTTTGAAAGAATGAAGTTCTTGAATCTTTCCGTTGAAGAGTCAATTACCTCACAAAAACTTCCCGAGCAGGTTGATATCGTTACCGCTCTTCATGCTTGTGATACGGCCACAGATGACGCCATTAAATTTGCTCTCGAAAAGAAAGCACGTTTTGTCGTATTAGTTCCTTGTTGTCAGGCAGAGGTGGCCTCGGTTCTACGCAAGAACAAAGGCAAAAATCTTGGAAGAAGTGTTCTGACTGAAATTTGGCGTCACCCGATTCATACTCGTGAATTCGGAAGTCAGATTACAAACGTACTGAGATGTTTGGAACTTGAAGCTCACGGTTATCAAGTGACGGTGACAGAACTCATCGGGTGGGAACACTCAATGAAAAACGAACTTATCATTGCTCAATTCAAAGACCTGCCAAAAGAACACCCAAGACGCCGTTTGGAATCACTTCTAAATGAGCTTAACTTGGAAGATTTAAAATTCAGATTTTTAGAATAG
- a CDS encoding phosphoenolpyruvate carboxylase, protein MSPVIADDLKIIVSKAVKLLGLAIKDIYGETHFQKIEDLRLRMKAVRGKEGPIVEEALKSVYAELSKSPNEELHQIAKAFSLLLELINACEAAYRSYRLESFDVKSEGKKPHSLVFVFTSHPTEARSHNFLRLMDKVENLLILSLNTTFESVEEQLRYLFRIALRLNLANNRRPQVKDEAEQIYHVVLDPKILSEQIYLKRKGINVLFRTWVGGDKDGHPKVGPLTMQQSLNLSRRKILGCIKYRLDTYKEEVLWADETLQRDFVSLNEDLRKLNTVGTADGKKVVAFKKRFEAFLDKTQKKKLNSPALEDIKELIWIYPALVLPLEIREDQGLIHEALKKPKLAIAQMLLLLKKISSGFEPKWYVRGFIISMCQTPEDLLAAVKLTKKMTGSYLIPAVPLFENEKGLTHAIHILRESFKQEALAQHHIKTWGSRYEVMLGYSDSSKENGVLPGRILVEKALLLLEEFLIKHKLTPVFFHGSGGSVSRGGGSIKEQIAWWPQTALNIYKVTVQGETVQRHFHQPLIMRSQVGKIVEEFANYHPRTIVSCEAIPKFTAEIQTAYRDLVNNPDFQNLVSRATPYDFLNLLKIGSRPTKRSGKGQFTIRAIPWILCWTQTRLLLPIWWGIGRSWATLTDSEKEDLKVYFAKSPLMQTYIKNLGFTFAKIELGVWNFHVEHSSLTKEEKLYWRTTIEEELKRSIVFFNEISGETSFTWFRPQLGESIYFRSSMIHPLNVIQKISLARKDNVLLRETVTGIASGMLTTG, encoded by the coding sequence ATGAGCCCGGTCATAGCCGATGATTTAAAGATCATCGTTTCCAAGGCAGTCAAGCTTCTGGGGCTTGCTATTAAAGATATCTATGGTGAGACTCACTTTCAGAAAATAGAAGATTTACGTCTGAGAATGAAAGCGGTCCGTGGAAAAGAAGGCCCAATTGTTGAAGAGGCGCTTAAATCCGTCTATGCCGAACTCAGCAAATCCCCGAATGAAGAACTTCATCAAATTGCGAAGGCCTTCTCCCTCTTGCTGGAGCTCATTAATGCCTGTGAGGCCGCTTATCGATCTTATCGTTTGGAAAGTTTTGACGTTAAGAGTGAAGGCAAAAAACCTCATTCCTTAGTTTTTGTTTTTACCAGCCATCCAACCGAGGCGCGCAGTCATAATTTCTTACGACTCATGGACAAGGTAGAAAATCTCCTTATTCTGAGTTTAAATACCACTTTTGAAAGCGTGGAAGAACAGCTTCGGTATTTATTCAGAATCGCCCTTAGGCTCAATCTCGCTAATAACCGTAGACCTCAGGTCAAAGACGAGGCGGAACAAATCTACCACGTCGTTTTAGATCCAAAGATTTTATCCGAACAAATTTATCTTAAGCGAAAAGGCATTAATGTACTTTTTAGGACCTGGGTCGGTGGAGATAAGGATGGGCATCCTAAAGTAGGTCCCCTTACGATGCAGCAGAGCTTGAATCTTTCACGTCGAAAGATTCTTGGTTGTATCAAGTACCGGCTGGATACTTATAAGGAAGAAGTTCTGTGGGCCGATGAAACTCTTCAGAGAGATTTTGTATCTCTCAATGAAGATCTTCGAAAGCTCAATACTGTTGGGACAGCAGATGGAAAGAAGGTTGTTGCCTTCAAAAAAAGATTCGAAGCTTTTTTAGATAAGACTCAGAAGAAAAAATTAAATTCTCCTGCGCTTGAAGACATTAAAGAGCTCATCTGGATTTACCCTGCTTTGGTTTTACCTTTGGAAATCAGAGAGGATCAGGGACTTATTCATGAGGCGCTTAAAAAACCGAAGCTGGCCATTGCCCAGATGTTGTTACTGCTTAAAAAAATCTCAAGTGGATTTGAACCTAAGTGGTATGTTCGCGGCTTCATCATTAGTATGTGCCAAACTCCTGAAGATCTTCTGGCCGCAGTAAAGCTCACTAAAAAGATGACAGGTTCTTATCTTATTCCTGCGGTCCCTTTGTTTGAAAACGAGAAAGGACTGACTCATGCTATTCACATTTTAAGAGAAAGTTTCAAACAAGAAGCACTTGCCCAACACCATATTAAAACCTGGGGCAGTCGCTACGAGGTGATGCTGGGCTACTCCGATTCTAGTAAAGAAAATGGAGTATTACCGGGAAGAATTCTGGTTGAAAAGGCCCTGCTTCTTTTAGAAGAATTTTTGATAAAGCATAAACTTACCCCTGTGTTCTTCCACGGCTCTGGCGGAAGTGTTAGCCGCGGCGGTGGCTCTATTAAAGAGCAAATAGCCTGGTGGCCCCAAACAGCACTTAATATTTATAAAGTCACAGTTCAAGGTGAGACGGTTCAGAGACACTTCCATCAACCACTGATCATGCGCTCACAAGTCGGAAAGATTGTGGAAGAGTTTGCCAACTACCATCCCCGAACGATTGTAAGCTGTGAGGCCATTCCAAAATTCACAGCGGAGATTCAAACCGCTTATCGCGATTTGGTTAATAACCCGGACTTTCAGAATTTGGTCTCTCGGGCGACTCCCTATGACTTCCTGAATCTACTCAAGATTGGATCAAGGCCAACGAAGCGCTCTGGTAAAGGTCAATTCACTATTCGAGCGATTCCCTGGATTCTTTGTTGGACTCAAACACGTTTACTTCTTCCTATTTGGTGGGGGATTGGTCGCTCATGGGCCACACTGACTGATTCGGAGAAAGAAGATCTGAAGGTCTACTTTGCCAAATCCCCTCTTATGCAGACTTATATTAAAAACCTGGGATTTACTTTCGCTAAGATTGAATTGGGTGTTTGGAATTTTCATGTAGAGCATTCGAGTCTCACGAAGGAAGAAAAACTATATTGGCGTACAACCATTGAGGAAGAACTCAAGCGAAGTATTGTTTTCTTCAATGAAATTTCCGGTGAAACAAGCTTCACCTGGTTCCGTCCTCAGTTGGGAGAAAGTATTTATTTTCGTTCCAGTATGATCCATCCCCTGAACGTGATTCAGAAAATTTCACTCGCAAGAAAGGACAACGTTCTCCTGAGAGAAACTGTCACCGGTATAGCAAGTGGAATGCTCACGACAGGTTAG
- a CDS encoding CsbD family protein, with translation MLSEEQFRGKWKEIKGGIRNLWGRISDDELEQLKGNLHKVSGLVEERYGETRTEIKSKLDQLMDSFDNPSDKNFDPDRSSYQRSPIEDRTSAQSQLEDDVEEFNTRSKERSEFESKTYQASHEEIEDPQHHSNYSGANPGRERLDIKKQDESEEIFEDEIKDSSTPQPGSFKPGSFDRSEKNARH, from the coding sequence ATGTTGAGCGAAGAACAATTTAGAGGAAAATGGAAAGAGATAAAGGGTGGTATTAGAAATTTATGGGGAAGAATTTCTGACGATGAATTAGAACAATTAAAAGGAAATCTTCATAAGGTCAGTGGTTTAGTGGAAGAGCGTTATGGTGAAACCCGCACTGAGATTAAATCCAAACTAGATCAATTGATGGATTCTTTTGATAATCCTTCAGATAAAAATTTTGATCCAGATCGATCATCTTATCAGCGAAGTCCGATTGAAGACCGAACTTCCGCCCAATCTCAACTTGAAGATGATGTAGAAGAATTCAATACGCGTTCGAAGGAGCGAAGTGAGTTTGAAAGTAAAACATATCAGGCAAGTCACGAAGAAATTGAAGATCCTCAGCATCATTCAAATTATTCAGGGGCAAATCCTGGCAGAGAAAGACTGGACATTAAAAAGCAAGATGAGTCCGAGGAAATTTTTGAGGATGAAATCAAGGATTCCTCAACTCCTCAACCTGGATCATTTAAACCTGGAAGTTTTGACCGGAGTGAAAAGAACGCTCGTCACTAA
- a CDS encoding DUF1328 domain-containing protein, which produces MLRAAIAFFVLGLVAILLGANNIGGLSVDIGKTLLFIFLILAVISFIASLVVGKKIVK; this is translated from the coding sequence ATGTTAAGAGCAGCAATTGCATTTTTTGTCCTGGGGCTGGTGGCCATTCTCCTAGGCGCCAATAACATTGGTGGGCTATCTGTTGATATCGGTAAAACCCTTCTCTTTATTTTCTTAATTCTTGCCGTCATTAGCTTCATTGCAAGCTTGGTCGTAGGTAAAAAGATCGTTAAATGA